gtactactccgtctccccatctggagccctcagtaggcatctgggtcaccatccgccgccccccacatggtccccagaggaggagaccatttcgtggtcgtctggcggcgattcgcactgggagcgggtaatggaccttgcggtccgactacaggccacctatgctccccacgctcggccgcagcgcactatgtccagcgctgggccgcagcgacgtcccgaccccgctcggtcgcagcgcaagatgtccaacgctgggccgcagcgacgtcccgatcccgctcggtcgcagcgcaagatgtcccgcgctgggccgcagcagattcccgtcccggcctcccgacccaagcccccgacccccgagccagtgccacgatccatgtccccgacccccgagccagtgccacgatccatgtccccgacccccgagccagcgccacgatccatgcccccggtaccagcaccacgttccatgcccccgacccgaccagttccggcgccacgttccatgcccccgacccgaccagttccggcgccacgctccatgcccccgacccgaccagttccggcgccacgctccatgcccccgacccgaccagttccggcgccacgctccatgcccccgactcggccagtccccgctccgagactctcagccatgaccccgacgcccccagtccccgctccgagactcaggctccctccctcccatcccatggtcctctcccaccctcccgttggtgatttgagggccgtctgggatccggcccttgaggggggggctatggggtgggttatggggggggctgagccgccgccgactgcggaggtgttccgtgtccccgagctggagccgactacggaggtgttccatgtccccgagctggagccgactacggaggtgttccctgtccccgagctggagccgactacggaggtgttccctgtccccgagctggagccgactacggaggtgttccctgtccccgagctggagccgactacggaggtgttccctgtccccgagctggagccgactatggaggtgttccctgtccccgagctggagccgactacggaggtgttccctgtccccgagctggagccgactacggaggtgttccctgtccccgagctggagccgactacggaggtgttccctgtccccgagctggagccgacggcgacgactacggaggtgttccctgtccccgagctggagccgacggcgacaaccgcggaggtgttccgtgtccccgagctgccgccggcgacaaccgcggaggtgttccgtgtccccgagctgccgccggcgacaaccgcggaggtgttccgtgtccccgagctgccgccgccgacaaccgcggaggtgttccgtgtccccgagctgccgccgccgacaaccgcggaggtgttccgtgtccccgagctgccgccgccgaaaaccgcggaggtgttccgtgtccccgagctgccgccgccgaccccggaggtttcccgtgtcccagagcctgccattctagagacgttccgtgccctgcagtcgacgctccggagccggcttggtgaccacccgccgggccgacccccagaggctccccgctcgtctggccacccgccgggccgacccccagaggctccccgctcgtctggccacccgccgggccgacccccagaggctccccgctcgtctggccacccgccgggccgcccgccagagtttcccgggtggtccgaccaacgtctctggtttccctcccccccaccccttgttttgctctagtgtgagccgcctggaagtcggtccttgaggggggggtactgtcacggtgtggttcacttcctgtcttattttgtcgttttctgccactcgtgtccccgggtaacttcacttcctgccttgtctcgtcatcccctgtgttcgtctaatagtttccacctgtgttccaatcacctgcacctcccttgtgtatttaagccgtgtgtctcctgtgtcacttgtcgcgtcattgtctttagccacgcatgtcctgtctttgtcttggatacccatagttcatgcctgtgtgtttttgcccccttggatttttgaccattgactattaaagtcctttgtgttcctgttgaactctgcgtctgagtcctgccttccaccagcACCCCTGACAACAGAGGCATATCTTGgcatcacatgtcactttatAAGTGATGACTGGGATTTCACTAGCTTCTGCCTCACAACCATGCCACTTGAAGAGAGGCACACTGGACCCAACATTGCTGCATGGGTTGAGCAGGCTGTGGAAAAATTTGAGATCCCTACAAGCAAAATCATGGCGGTAGTTCATGACAATGGCTCCAATGTTGTGCTGGCTGCAAACATCTTGCAAGAAAAAAATGGGTGGGTGTCTGTCCGCTGCACAGGCCACACTTTGCAATTAGTAATAAATCATGCGCTGAAAAACCCACAGATCAGCAAAGCACTTGGAGCTTCAAGAAGTCTCGTTGAGCACTTTAAAAGAAGTGAACTGGCTGCAAGCAACCTAAAATTGAAGCAAAATCAAATGGGGACTCCTGAACACAAACTTGTCCAAGATGTCAGTACCAGGTGGAACAGCACCTATCACATGATTAGTCGCCTACTGGAACAGAGGTGGCCAGTCACTGCAACCCTTTCTGACCCGGcaacacagagagggaaacaatACCTGGACCTCAAAAGCGATCAGTGGACCCTTCTCGAAGAACTGTCCCAAGCTCTCCAGGCCTTTGAATGTGCCACTGTGTACTTGAGTGGTAAGAGTTATGTGACAGTCTCTGCACTGCCTCCTCTGGTCAAAGGGCTTCTGAAGTCCACCCACACTTCTTATGAGACAACTCCTGTGCAGGCCTTCCAGGCAGCTGCTTCAAAGGAAACCACTGCACGGTGGTCAGGAGAGGTCACCTTCACCGATGACAAACAGAGCAGACAGATCATTGCAGCCGCACTTGACCCACGATTTCTAAAACTGAAATTCCTGACACCAGAGGAGAGGTTCAGTGTTCAAAACAAGGTACaagctctggcactacagcacatAGATAGGAGTACTGGGAACCAAGATGCCACAgcatcagctgaaaagggatctCCAAATAGGAGGACTGTTTCAGTACTGGATTCACTGCTTGGATCAGATTCCACAGACAGTGACAATGACAAGTGAAGAGGACGCACACATCCAAAAGATCTGTAATGAGGTGCTGAAGTATTTTGGAGAGCAGCCTCTTTCAAAGACAGAAAGTCCCCTGTCTTGGTGGAAGTCGAATGAggcaaggtttccagctctggcATCACTAGCCAAATCATTCTTGTGCATTCCAGCTACGTCTACTCCCTCTGAGCGGCTCTTCTCAGCAGCTGGGAACATCGCCTCCAAGAAGAGAGCCAGCCTCACTCCAGAGCATGTCAATATGCTCACGTTTTTACATTGCAATTTGAAACGTGTATGAATTTTGCACTTGCATAGGCTTGattgttattttgagttacttttaaaactttatttgcactttactttgcactttaatttgtattactattttgtttatttataatgatgtttacacaacttgttactcaaatacatttgaattcaaatttcaacattgagtcaatattttttggggggggaaataatcATTAGATTAGTCGATTATTTTGGTCGATTaccaaaataatcgttagttgcagccctagagATGAGTAGAGGCAATCAAGAGGATCAGCAGCAGGTGGCAGGAATTGCTAGAAGACCCCAACTAGACCAGCTGACAaccaggaaggggaggggaaaaaaactcaaaagacagacagacccaaCAAAGATCGAATGTGAGTTTAGCCGGAGAATCTGAGCAGCGGGGGCgatattgcactcgctttaccgcaccgttgaaaagagagctgagccggaaggcaaagctctcgatcttcATTCCTACGGGtgatgaccgaaagaactaggtgaCTGGTACAAGTGGCTGAAATGGGTTGCCTCAGGAGagtgcactgcatgaaaagtgagattttcgtccccgtaaacgcccggaaatctccctaatttccgacaatttgcaacccgcgcacgtcgtgtttgtctgtgccacaaattgtcggaaacaaaccatgacgtaggtggagagctggcggaggtgcgaatggcccgaattagcatatgaatgcagcgaaaccgcgggtggccgagcgggcttgaatatccttactccttattggatgaaaccacaactaactaacaaataaaatcactcgtgattggcagcaaaaccacacgtgggcagaccaggcttgagtttccttgttcatgattggatgaaaacaacTTTTAATCACTCGTGATTTTATCaccctcattttatttatatattcatattatgatctatattcatttcatggttatcctatgtaggctactacactattattaggataccaaccaggacatcaatgaatttatagagaaaatgaacatttgccacatgtttatgcaaagaaagagctttattaacaacacacaaacaacaactacatacaaagtgaggatctgcccgcacttgggtaacggcggtttaaaaactacagctcagtaaactgtccgtttgcctcctcggggttgtagaccgtcactggcgccgtgttttccgaggcaggtctgttgtgcaggcggctcgtgtgtgtgtggcgaccgtacaatccaccccgagaccccgccaacaacgccgtcccctccgtccgacgtgagctctacggtggcggagttccacctcgtcatcagccagcacacattgtctcgattccagcagctgtaaaaacaacaatgtatcagtactgtgcgatgcgtacggacacaacacatctatcaatgcacctgaaaaaagtcagcaaataaactctgaccctctttcttctcgctcgactccgcgctgaatccttcgcagcttccgttcgcaatgagtgttccgcctgaacctgaagctcctgcgtcccgtctcacaatacgtctcacaggcggctggaaaacaattaaatgagtgtggtatgaatacaaaaagaaaatcaaacgcaagtcacagtaacatttaacaaggaaggagaaacagtgtcacttacacacaatgacgtcgtctaaatctggacttttcccggagcaaatacgaggtcaccgcctcattatgaggcgagattagtctgtgaaaacaaaatgtacagttatgatcggtatctatacgtatacattcccttataccgcaggatgaaagcatattctttaaatctgacccttgctccggttcgtagcgcctgtagttcgtctcggagttgtgaagacggcgcaccgcttcctgtaaacgacacggcaaagaaaacacactttaataaagctgtttctgctcacttgtaaggctactaggctactcttagcttagcttgaggctacgctactcttagcttagcttgcagtcatcgaacgtattcttaccgctatcttgggattgtgcgcccgtctcctcttctttgagtcggttcctctcctccatggacagaaactcgcagagtcccgaacgcttcAGCGGAGCGAActgctcgttgatatcggcagtttgttgttggagttgacgagacgatccactgagagcgttcagcagcttcttctcgtctgtctgcggactggccgaaagttggtgaccgcggagaggagttgaaggcgagttgaatgcgagacgtcgtccagccattattcacgaagcagcaaaaaccaaacaaaggaactggagatacagttcttctaaatatagtaacacacgtgtctgtttgcatgctcgtcttgcaagtactgctgtatcagtcatgcctatgacctcacacgtgattggacgaggagtctaagggtcctccaatcacatacaaggttattgttatacggaaggaccagta
This portion of the Gasterosteus aculeatus chromosome 6, fGasAcu3.hap1.1, whole genome shotgun sequence genome encodes:
- the LOC144409442 gene encoding uncharacterized protein LOC144409442, whose protein sequence is MAGRRLAFNSPSTPLRGHQLSASPQTDEKKLLNALSGSSRQLQQQTADINEQFAPLKRSGLCEFLSMEERNRLKEEETGAQSQDSGSGAPSSQLRDELQALRTGARTNLAS